From the genome of Vulpes lagopus strain Blue_001 chromosome 2, ASM1834538v1, whole genome shotgun sequence, one region includes:
- the KIF23 gene encoding kinesin-like protein KIF23 isoform X1, with product MQASLNIENYLVLKTSPEPNLPYFCIRRTKTPRKLLVKKGSQTSLKDPVGVYCRVRPLSLPDQECCIEVINNTTVQLHTPEGYRLNRNGDYKETQYSFKQVFGIHTTQKELFDVVANPLVDDLIHGKNGLLFTYGVTGSGKTHTMTGSPGEGGLLPRCLDMIFNSIGSFQAKRYVFKSNDRNSMDIQCEVDALLERQKREAMPNPKTPSSKRQIDPEFADMINVQEFCKAEEVDEDSVYGVFVSYIEIYNNYIYDLLEEVPFDPIKPKWNSCSTPMRNTDFVPPQSKLLREDKNHNMYVAGCTEVEVKSTEEAFEVFWRGQKKRRIANTHLNRESSRSHSVFNIKLVQAPLDADGDNVLQEKEQITISQLSLVDLAGSERTNRTKAEGNRLREAGNINQSLMTLRTCMEVLRENQMYGTNKMVPYRDSKLTHLFKNYFDGEGKVRMIVCVNPKAEDYEESLQVMRFAEVTQEVEVARPVDKAICGLTPGRRYRNQARGGPVGDEPLVTEVVLQSFPPLPSCELLDINDEQTLPRLIEALEKRHYLRQMMIEEFHKQSITFKALLQEFDSAVLNKENYIQGKLNEKEKVITGQKLEIERLEKKNKTLEYKIEILEKTTTIYEEDKRTLQQELETQNQKLQRQFSDKRRLEARLQGMVTETTMKWEKECERRVAAKQLEMQNKLWVKDEKLKQLKAIVTEPKAEKPERPSRERDREKVTQRAVSPSPVPLSSNYIAQIPTGQQLLSQPQLHRRSNSCSSISVASCISEWEQKIPPYNTPVNVTSIARRRQQEPGQSKTCVVSDRRRGMYWTEGREVVPTFRNEVELEEDHCCRNAPPIRLRHRRSRSAGDRWVDHKPASNVQTETVMQPHVPHAITVSVANEKALAKCEKYMLTHQELASDGEIETKLIKGDVFKTRGGGQSVQFTDIETLKQESPTGRKRRSPTAAPAPPDGTESEWTDVETRVGCSVAVEMRAGSQLGPGYQHHAQPKRKKP from the exons ACTCAGTATTCATTTAAACAAGTATTTGGGATTCATACCACCCAGAAGGAGCTTTTTGATGTTGTGGCTAATCCCTTGGTAGATGACCTCATTCATGGCAAAAATG GTCTCCTTTTTACCTATGGTGTGACAGGAAGTGGAAAAACTCACACCATGACTGGTTCTCCAGGGGAAGGAGGTTTGCTTCCTCGCTGTTTGGACATGATCTTTAACAGTATAGGGTCATTTCAAGCTAAGCGATAT GTTTTTAAGTCTAATGACAGGAATAGCATGGATATACAGTGTGAAGTTGATGCCTTGTTAGAGCGGCAGAAAAGAGAAGCCATGCCCAATCCAAAGACCCCCTCTAGCAA acgACAAATAGACCCAGAGTTTGCAGATATGATAAATGTTCAAGAATTTTGCAAAGCAGAAGAGGTTGATGAAGACAGTGTCTATGGTGTATTTGTCtcttatattgaaatatataataattacatatatgaTCTATTGGAAGAGGTGCCGTTTGATCCCATAAAGCCTAA GTGGAACAGTTGCAGCACGCCCATGAGGAACACAGATTTTGT aCCACCACAATCTAAATTGCTTCGTGAAGACAAGAACCATAACATGTACGTTGCAGGATGTACAGAAGTAGAAGTGAAATCCACTGAGGAGGCTTTTGAAGTTTTCTGGAGAG GCCAGAAAAAGAGACGTATTGCTAACACACATTTGAATCGTGAGTCCAGCCGTTCCCATAGCGTGTTCAACATTAAATTAGTTCAGGCTCCCCTGGATGCAGATGGAGACAATGTCTTACAG GAAAAGGAACAAATCACTATAAGCCAGTTGTCCCTGGTAGATCTTGCTGGAAGTGAAAGAACTAACCGAACAAAAGCAGAAGGGAACAGATTACGTGAAGCTG GAAACATCAATCAGTCATTAATGACGCTAAGAACATGTATGGAGGTCCTGAGAGAGAACCAAATGTACGGAACTAACAAA ATGGTTCCGTACCGAGATTCAAAGTTAACCCATCTGTTCAAGAACTACTTCGACGGGGAAGGTAAAGTACGTATGATCGTGTGTGTGAACCCAAAGGCTGAAGATTATGAAGAAAGCTTg CAAGTCATGAGATTCGCAGAAGTGACCCAAGAAGTTGAAGTAGCGAGACCAGTAGACAAGGCAATATGTGGTTTAACGCCTGGAAGAAGATACAGAAACCAGGCTCGAGGAGGTCCAGTTGGAGATG AACCACTGGTTACAGAGGTGGTTTTACAGAGTTTTCCACCTCTGCCTTCCTGTGAACTTCTGGACATCAATGATGAGCAGACTCTTCCCAGGCTGATCGAAGCATTAGAGAAACGACACTATTTACGGCAGATGATGATTGAGGAGTTTCACAAACAAT CTATTACGTTTAAAGCGTTGTTACAAGAATTCGACAGTgctgttttaaataaagaaaactacatTCAAGGAAaactaaatgagaaagaaaaggtgaTCACAGGACAGAAATTGGAAATAGAACGactggagaagaaaaacaaaactttagagTATAAG ATTGAGATTTTAGAAAAGACAACTACGATCTATGAAGAAGATAAGCGCACTCTGCAACAGGAACTCGAGACTCAGAACCAGAAACTTCAGCGGCAGTTTTCTGACAAACGCAGACTGGAAGCCAGGCTGCAGGGCATGGTGACGGAAACAACCATGAAGTGGGAGAAAGAATGT GAGCGCCGGGTGGCAGCCAAGCAGCTGGAGATGCAAAATAAACTCTGGGTCAAAGATGAGAAACTGAAACAACTGAAGGCCATTGTTACTGAACCCAAAGCCGAAAAGCCGGAGAGACCCTCTCGGGAGCGGGACCGGGAAAAAGTCACTCAAAGAGCCGTCTCTCCGTCACCAGTACCT cTTTCTAGTAACTATATTGCTCAGATTCCCACCGGCCAGCAGCTCCTGAGCCAGCCGCAGCTCCATAGGCGCTCTAACTCTTGCAGCAGCATTTCTGTAGCTTCCTGTATTTCGGAATGGGAGCAGAAAATTCCTCCGTACAACACACCTGTCAATGTCACCTCTATTGCAAGGCGTAGGCAGCAGGAGCCAGGACAAAGTAAAACTTGTGTCGTGTCAGACAGAAGGCGAGGAATGTACTGGACGGAAGGCAGGGAGGTGGTCCCCACATTCAGAAATGAGGTAGAGCTAGAAGAGGACCATTGCTGCAGG AACGCACCACCAATTCGTCTCCGCCACAGACGATCTCGCTCTGCAGGAGACAGATGGGTAGATCATAAGCCTGCCTCTAACGTGCAAACTGAAACAGTCATGCAGCCACATGTCCCTCATGCCATCACAGTATCTGTTGCAAATGAAAAGGCACTAGCTAAGTGTGAGAAGTACATGCTGACCCACCAAGAACTAGCCTCCGATGGGGAGATTGAAACTAAACTAATCAAG GGTGATGTTTTCAAGACAAGAGGTGGTGGACAATCTGTTCAGTTTACGGATATTGAGACTTTAAAACAAGAATCGCCAACTGG ccGAAAACGAAGATCTCCCACAGCAGCACCTGCCCCACCAGATGGTACAGAGTCTGAATGGACTGATGTAGAAACAAGGGTAGGG TGTTCGGTGGCTGTGGAGATGAGAGCAGGATCTCAGCTGGGACCTGGCTACCAGCATCATGCACAACCCAA GCGCAAGAAACCATGA
- the KIF23 gene encoding kinesin-like protein KIF23 isoform X5 yields the protein MKPARTKTPRKLLVKKGSQTSLKDPVGVYCRVRPLSLPDQECCIEVINNTTVQLHTPEGYRLNRNGDYKETQYSFKQVFGIHTTQKELFDVVANPLVDDLIHGKNGLLFTYGVTGSGKTHTMTGSPGEGGLLPRCLDMIFNSIGSFQAKRYVFKSNDRNSMDIQCEVDALLERQKREAMPNPKTPSSKRQIDPEFADMINVQEFCKAEEVDEDSVYGVFVSYIEIYNNYIYDLLEEVPFDPIKPKWNSCSTPMRNTDFVPPQSKLLREDKNHNMYVAGCTEVEVKSTEEAFEVFWRGQKKRRIANTHLNRESSRSHSVFNIKLVQAPLDADGDNVLQEKEQITISQLSLVDLAGSERTNRTKAEGNRLREAGNINQSLMTLRTCMEVLRENQMYGTNKMVPYRDSKLTHLFKNYFDGEGKVRMIVCVNPKAEDYEESLQVMRFAEVTQEVEVARPVDKAICGLTPGRRYRNQARGGPVGDEPLVTEVVLQSFPPLPSCELLDINDEQTLPRLIEALEKRHYLRQMMIEEFHKQSITFKALLQEFDSAVLNKENYIQGKLNEKEKVITGQKLEIERLEKKNKTLEYKIEILEKTTTIYEEDKRTLQQELETQNQKLQRQFSDKRRLEARLQGMVTETTMKWEKECERRVAAKQLEMQNKLWVKDEKLKQLKAIVTEPKAEKPERPSRERDREKVTQRAVSPSPVPLSSNYIAQIPTGQQLLSQPQLHRRSNSCSSISVASCISEWEQKIPPYNTPVNVTSIARRRQQEPGQSKTCVVSDRRRGMYWTEGREVVPTFRNEVELEEDHCCRNAPPIRLRHRRSRSAGDRWVDHKPASNVQTETVMQPHVPHAITVSVANEKALAKCEKYMLTHQELASDGEIETKLIKGDVFKTRGGGQSVQFTDIETLKQESPTGRKRRSPTAAPAPPDGTESEWTDVETRVGCSVAVEMRAGSQLGPGYQHHAQPKRKKP from the exons ACTCAGTATTCATTTAAACAAGTATTTGGGATTCATACCACCCAGAAGGAGCTTTTTGATGTTGTGGCTAATCCCTTGGTAGATGACCTCATTCATGGCAAAAATG GTCTCCTTTTTACCTATGGTGTGACAGGAAGTGGAAAAACTCACACCATGACTGGTTCTCCAGGGGAAGGAGGTTTGCTTCCTCGCTGTTTGGACATGATCTTTAACAGTATAGGGTCATTTCAAGCTAAGCGATAT GTTTTTAAGTCTAATGACAGGAATAGCATGGATATACAGTGTGAAGTTGATGCCTTGTTAGAGCGGCAGAAAAGAGAAGCCATGCCCAATCCAAAGACCCCCTCTAGCAA acgACAAATAGACCCAGAGTTTGCAGATATGATAAATGTTCAAGAATTTTGCAAAGCAGAAGAGGTTGATGAAGACAGTGTCTATGGTGTATTTGTCtcttatattgaaatatataataattacatatatgaTCTATTGGAAGAGGTGCCGTTTGATCCCATAAAGCCTAA GTGGAACAGTTGCAGCACGCCCATGAGGAACACAGATTTTGT aCCACCACAATCTAAATTGCTTCGTGAAGACAAGAACCATAACATGTACGTTGCAGGATGTACAGAAGTAGAAGTGAAATCCACTGAGGAGGCTTTTGAAGTTTTCTGGAGAG GCCAGAAAAAGAGACGTATTGCTAACACACATTTGAATCGTGAGTCCAGCCGTTCCCATAGCGTGTTCAACATTAAATTAGTTCAGGCTCCCCTGGATGCAGATGGAGACAATGTCTTACAG GAAAAGGAACAAATCACTATAAGCCAGTTGTCCCTGGTAGATCTTGCTGGAAGTGAAAGAACTAACCGAACAAAAGCAGAAGGGAACAGATTACGTGAAGCTG GAAACATCAATCAGTCATTAATGACGCTAAGAACATGTATGGAGGTCCTGAGAGAGAACCAAATGTACGGAACTAACAAA ATGGTTCCGTACCGAGATTCAAAGTTAACCCATCTGTTCAAGAACTACTTCGACGGGGAAGGTAAAGTACGTATGATCGTGTGTGTGAACCCAAAGGCTGAAGATTATGAAGAAAGCTTg CAAGTCATGAGATTCGCAGAAGTGACCCAAGAAGTTGAAGTAGCGAGACCAGTAGACAAGGCAATATGTGGTTTAACGCCTGGAAGAAGATACAGAAACCAGGCTCGAGGAGGTCCAGTTGGAGATG AACCACTGGTTACAGAGGTGGTTTTACAGAGTTTTCCACCTCTGCCTTCCTGTGAACTTCTGGACATCAATGATGAGCAGACTCTTCCCAGGCTGATCGAAGCATTAGAGAAACGACACTATTTACGGCAGATGATGATTGAGGAGTTTCACAAACAAT CTATTACGTTTAAAGCGTTGTTACAAGAATTCGACAGTgctgttttaaataaagaaaactacatTCAAGGAAaactaaatgagaaagaaaaggtgaTCACAGGACAGAAATTGGAAATAGAACGactggagaagaaaaacaaaactttagagTATAAG ATTGAGATTTTAGAAAAGACAACTACGATCTATGAAGAAGATAAGCGCACTCTGCAACAGGAACTCGAGACTCAGAACCAGAAACTTCAGCGGCAGTTTTCTGACAAACGCAGACTGGAAGCCAGGCTGCAGGGCATGGTGACGGAAACAACCATGAAGTGGGAGAAAGAATGT GAGCGCCGGGTGGCAGCCAAGCAGCTGGAGATGCAAAATAAACTCTGGGTCAAAGATGAGAAACTGAAACAACTGAAGGCCATTGTTACTGAACCCAAAGCCGAAAAGCCGGAGAGACCCTCTCGGGAGCGGGACCGGGAAAAAGTCACTCAAAGAGCCGTCTCTCCGTCACCAGTACCT cTTTCTAGTAACTATATTGCTCAGATTCCCACCGGCCAGCAGCTCCTGAGCCAGCCGCAGCTCCATAGGCGCTCTAACTCTTGCAGCAGCATTTCTGTAGCTTCCTGTATTTCGGAATGGGAGCAGAAAATTCCTCCGTACAACACACCTGTCAATGTCACCTCTATTGCAAGGCGTAGGCAGCAGGAGCCAGGACAAAGTAAAACTTGTGTCGTGTCAGACAGAAGGCGAGGAATGTACTGGACGGAAGGCAGGGAGGTGGTCCCCACATTCAGAAATGAGGTAGAGCTAGAAGAGGACCATTGCTGCAGG AACGCACCACCAATTCGTCTCCGCCACAGACGATCTCGCTCTGCAGGAGACAGATGGGTAGATCATAAGCCTGCCTCTAACGTGCAAACTGAAACAGTCATGCAGCCACATGTCCCTCATGCCATCACAGTATCTGTTGCAAATGAAAAGGCACTAGCTAAGTGTGAGAAGTACATGCTGACCCACCAAGAACTAGCCTCCGATGGGGAGATTGAAACTAAACTAATCAAG GGTGATGTTTTCAAGACAAGAGGTGGTGGACAATCTGTTCAGTTTACGGATATTGAGACTTTAAAACAAGAATCGCCAACTGG ccGAAAACGAAGATCTCCCACAGCAGCACCTGCCCCACCAGATGGTACAGAGTCTGAATGGACTGATGTAGAAACAAGGGTAGGG TGTTCGGTGGCTGTGGAGATGAGAGCAGGATCTCAGCTGGGACCTGGCTACCAGCATCATGCACAACCCAA GCGCAAGAAACCATGA
- the KIF23 gene encoding kinesin-like protein KIF23 isoform X6, protein MKPARTKTPRKLLVKKGSQTSLKDPVGVYCRVRPLSLPDQECCIEVINNTTVQLHTPEGYRLNRNGDYKETQYSFKQVFGIHTTQKELFDVVANPLVDDLIHGKNGLLFTYGVTGSGKTHTMTGSPGEGGLLPRCLDMIFNSIGSFQAKRYVFKSNDRNSMDIQCEVDALLERQKREAMPNPKTPSSKRQIDPEFADMINVQEFCKAEEVDEDSVYGVFVSYIEIYNNYIYDLLEEVPFDPIKPKPPQSKLLREDKNHNMYVAGCTEVEVKSTEEAFEVFWRGQKKRRIANTHLNRESSRSHSVFNIKLVQAPLDADGDNVLQEKEQITISQLSLVDLAGSERTNRTKAEGNRLREAGNINQSLMTLRTCMEVLRENQMYGTNKMVPYRDSKLTHLFKNYFDGEGKVRMIVCVNPKAEDYEESLQVMRFAEVTQEVEVARPVDKAICGLTPGRRYRNQARGGPVGDEPLVTEVVLQSFPPLPSCELLDINDEQTLPRLIEALEKRHYLRQMMIEEFHKQSITFKALLQEFDSAVLNKENYIQGKLNEKEKVITGQKLEIERLEKKNKTLEYKIEILEKTTTIYEEDKRTLQQELETQNQKLQRQFSDKRRLEARLQGMVTETTMKWEKECERRVAAKQLEMQNKLWVKDEKLKQLKAIVTEPKAEKPERPSRERDREKVTQRAVSPSPVPLSSNYIAQIPTGQQLLSQPQLHRRSNSCSSISVASCISEWEQKIPPYNTPVNVTSIARRRQQEPGQSKTCVVSDRRRGMYWTEGREVVPTFRNEVELEEDHCCRNAPPIRLRHRRSRSAGDRWVDHKPASNVQTETVMQPHVPHAITVSVANEKALAKCEKYMLTHQELASDGEIETKLIKGDVFKTRGGGQSVQFTDIETLKQESPTGRKRRSPTAAPAPPDGTESEWTDVETRCSVAVEMRAGSQLGPGYQHHAQPKRKKP, encoded by the exons ACTCAGTATTCATTTAAACAAGTATTTGGGATTCATACCACCCAGAAGGAGCTTTTTGATGTTGTGGCTAATCCCTTGGTAGATGACCTCATTCATGGCAAAAATG GTCTCCTTTTTACCTATGGTGTGACAGGAAGTGGAAAAACTCACACCATGACTGGTTCTCCAGGGGAAGGAGGTTTGCTTCCTCGCTGTTTGGACATGATCTTTAACAGTATAGGGTCATTTCAAGCTAAGCGATAT GTTTTTAAGTCTAATGACAGGAATAGCATGGATATACAGTGTGAAGTTGATGCCTTGTTAGAGCGGCAGAAAAGAGAAGCCATGCCCAATCCAAAGACCCCCTCTAGCAA acgACAAATAGACCCAGAGTTTGCAGATATGATAAATGTTCAAGAATTTTGCAAAGCAGAAGAGGTTGATGAAGACAGTGTCTATGGTGTATTTGTCtcttatattgaaatatataataattacatatatgaTCTATTGGAAGAGGTGCCGTTTGATCCCATAAAGCCTAA aCCACCACAATCTAAATTGCTTCGTGAAGACAAGAACCATAACATGTACGTTGCAGGATGTACAGAAGTAGAAGTGAAATCCACTGAGGAGGCTTTTGAAGTTTTCTGGAGAG GCCAGAAAAAGAGACGTATTGCTAACACACATTTGAATCGTGAGTCCAGCCGTTCCCATAGCGTGTTCAACATTAAATTAGTTCAGGCTCCCCTGGATGCAGATGGAGACAATGTCTTACAG GAAAAGGAACAAATCACTATAAGCCAGTTGTCCCTGGTAGATCTTGCTGGAAGTGAAAGAACTAACCGAACAAAAGCAGAAGGGAACAGATTACGTGAAGCTG GAAACATCAATCAGTCATTAATGACGCTAAGAACATGTATGGAGGTCCTGAGAGAGAACCAAATGTACGGAACTAACAAA ATGGTTCCGTACCGAGATTCAAAGTTAACCCATCTGTTCAAGAACTACTTCGACGGGGAAGGTAAAGTACGTATGATCGTGTGTGTGAACCCAAAGGCTGAAGATTATGAAGAAAGCTTg CAAGTCATGAGATTCGCAGAAGTGACCCAAGAAGTTGAAGTAGCGAGACCAGTAGACAAGGCAATATGTGGTTTAACGCCTGGAAGAAGATACAGAAACCAGGCTCGAGGAGGTCCAGTTGGAGATG AACCACTGGTTACAGAGGTGGTTTTACAGAGTTTTCCACCTCTGCCTTCCTGTGAACTTCTGGACATCAATGATGAGCAGACTCTTCCCAGGCTGATCGAAGCATTAGAGAAACGACACTATTTACGGCAGATGATGATTGAGGAGTTTCACAAACAAT CTATTACGTTTAAAGCGTTGTTACAAGAATTCGACAGTgctgttttaaataaagaaaactacatTCAAGGAAaactaaatgagaaagaaaaggtgaTCACAGGACAGAAATTGGAAATAGAACGactggagaagaaaaacaaaactttagagTATAAG ATTGAGATTTTAGAAAAGACAACTACGATCTATGAAGAAGATAAGCGCACTCTGCAACAGGAACTCGAGACTCAGAACCAGAAACTTCAGCGGCAGTTTTCTGACAAACGCAGACTGGAAGCCAGGCTGCAGGGCATGGTGACGGAAACAACCATGAAGTGGGAGAAAGAATGT GAGCGCCGGGTGGCAGCCAAGCAGCTGGAGATGCAAAATAAACTCTGGGTCAAAGATGAGAAACTGAAACAACTGAAGGCCATTGTTACTGAACCCAAAGCCGAAAAGCCGGAGAGACCCTCTCGGGAGCGGGACCGGGAAAAAGTCACTCAAAGAGCCGTCTCTCCGTCACCAGTACCT cTTTCTAGTAACTATATTGCTCAGATTCCCACCGGCCAGCAGCTCCTGAGCCAGCCGCAGCTCCATAGGCGCTCTAACTCTTGCAGCAGCATTTCTGTAGCTTCCTGTATTTCGGAATGGGAGCAGAAAATTCCTCCGTACAACACACCTGTCAATGTCACCTCTATTGCAAGGCGTAGGCAGCAGGAGCCAGGACAAAGTAAAACTTGTGTCGTGTCAGACAGAAGGCGAGGAATGTACTGGACGGAAGGCAGGGAGGTGGTCCCCACATTCAGAAATGAGGTAGAGCTAGAAGAGGACCATTGCTGCAGG AACGCACCACCAATTCGTCTCCGCCACAGACGATCTCGCTCTGCAGGAGACAGATGGGTAGATCATAAGCCTGCCTCTAACGTGCAAACTGAAACAGTCATGCAGCCACATGTCCCTCATGCCATCACAGTATCTGTTGCAAATGAAAAGGCACTAGCTAAGTGTGAGAAGTACATGCTGACCCACCAAGAACTAGCCTCCGATGGGGAGATTGAAACTAAACTAATCAAG GGTGATGTTTTCAAGACAAGAGGTGGTGGACAATCTGTTCAGTTTACGGATATTGAGACTTTAAAACAAGAATCGCCAACTGG ccGAAAACGAAGATCTCCCACAGCAGCACCTGCCCCACCAGATGGTACAGAGTCTGAATGGACTGATGTAGAAACAAGG TGTTCGGTGGCTGTGGAGATGAGAGCAGGATCTCAGCTGGGACCTGGCTACCAGCATCATGCACAACCCAA GCGCAAGAAACCATGA
- the KIF23 gene encoding kinesin-like protein KIF23 isoform X4, translating into MQASLNIENYLVLKTSPEPNLPYFCIRRTKTPRKLLVKKGSQTSLKDPVGVYCRVRPLSLPDQECCIEVINNTTVQLHTPEGYRLNRNGDYKETQYSFKQVFGIHTTQKELFDVVANPLVDDLIHGKNGLLFTYGVTGSGKTHTMTGSPGEGGLLPRCLDMIFNSIGSFQAKRYVFKSNDRNSMDIQCEVDALLERQKREAMPNPKTPSSKRQIDPEFADMINVQEFCKAEEVDEDSVYGVFVSYIEIYNNYIYDLLEEVPFDPIKPKPPQSKLLREDKNHNMYVAGCTEVEVKSTEEAFEVFWRGQKKRRIANTHLNRESSRSHSVFNIKLVQAPLDADGDNVLQEKEQITISQLSLVDLAGSERTNRTKAEGNRLREAGNINQSLMTLRTCMEVLRENQMYGTNKMVPYRDSKLTHLFKNYFDGEGKVRMIVCVNPKAEDYEESLQVMRFAEVTQEVEVARPVDKAICGLTPGRRYRNQARGGPVGDEPLVTEVVLQSFPPLPSCELLDINDEQTLPRLIEALEKRHYLRQMMIEEFHKQSITFKALLQEFDSAVLNKENYIQGKLNEKEKVITGQKLEIERLEKKNKTLEYKIEILEKTTTIYEEDKRTLQQELETQNQKLQRQFSDKRRLEARLQGMVTETTMKWEKECERRVAAKQLEMQNKLWVKDEKLKQLKAIVTEPKAEKPERPSRERDREKVTQRAVSPSPVPLSSNYIAQIPTGQQLLSQPQLHRRSNSCSSISVASCISEWEQKIPPYNTPVNVTSIARRRQQEPGQSKTCVVSDRRRGMYWTEGREVVPTFRNEVELEEDHCCRNAPPIRLRHRRSRSAGDRWVDHKPASNVQTETVMQPHVPHAITVSVANEKALAKCEKYMLTHQELASDGEIETKLIKGDVFKTRGGGQSVQFTDIETLKQESPTGRKRRSPTAAPAPPDGTESEWTDVETRCSVAVEMRAGSQLGPGYQHHAQPKRKKP; encoded by the exons ACTCAGTATTCATTTAAACAAGTATTTGGGATTCATACCACCCAGAAGGAGCTTTTTGATGTTGTGGCTAATCCCTTGGTAGATGACCTCATTCATGGCAAAAATG GTCTCCTTTTTACCTATGGTGTGACAGGAAGTGGAAAAACTCACACCATGACTGGTTCTCCAGGGGAAGGAGGTTTGCTTCCTCGCTGTTTGGACATGATCTTTAACAGTATAGGGTCATTTCAAGCTAAGCGATAT GTTTTTAAGTCTAATGACAGGAATAGCATGGATATACAGTGTGAAGTTGATGCCTTGTTAGAGCGGCAGAAAAGAGAAGCCATGCCCAATCCAAAGACCCCCTCTAGCAA acgACAAATAGACCCAGAGTTTGCAGATATGATAAATGTTCAAGAATTTTGCAAAGCAGAAGAGGTTGATGAAGACAGTGTCTATGGTGTATTTGTCtcttatattgaaatatataataattacatatatgaTCTATTGGAAGAGGTGCCGTTTGATCCCATAAAGCCTAA aCCACCACAATCTAAATTGCTTCGTGAAGACAAGAACCATAACATGTACGTTGCAGGATGTACAGAAGTAGAAGTGAAATCCACTGAGGAGGCTTTTGAAGTTTTCTGGAGAG GCCAGAAAAAGAGACGTATTGCTAACACACATTTGAATCGTGAGTCCAGCCGTTCCCATAGCGTGTTCAACATTAAATTAGTTCAGGCTCCCCTGGATGCAGATGGAGACAATGTCTTACAG GAAAAGGAACAAATCACTATAAGCCAGTTGTCCCTGGTAGATCTTGCTGGAAGTGAAAGAACTAACCGAACAAAAGCAGAAGGGAACAGATTACGTGAAGCTG GAAACATCAATCAGTCATTAATGACGCTAAGAACATGTATGGAGGTCCTGAGAGAGAACCAAATGTACGGAACTAACAAA ATGGTTCCGTACCGAGATTCAAAGTTAACCCATCTGTTCAAGAACTACTTCGACGGGGAAGGTAAAGTACGTATGATCGTGTGTGTGAACCCAAAGGCTGAAGATTATGAAGAAAGCTTg CAAGTCATGAGATTCGCAGAAGTGACCCAAGAAGTTGAAGTAGCGAGACCAGTAGACAAGGCAATATGTGGTTTAACGCCTGGAAGAAGATACAGAAACCAGGCTCGAGGAGGTCCAGTTGGAGATG AACCACTGGTTACAGAGGTGGTTTTACAGAGTTTTCCACCTCTGCCTTCCTGTGAACTTCTGGACATCAATGATGAGCAGACTCTTCCCAGGCTGATCGAAGCATTAGAGAAACGACACTATTTACGGCAGATGATGATTGAGGAGTTTCACAAACAAT CTATTACGTTTAAAGCGTTGTTACAAGAATTCGACAGTgctgttttaaataaagaaaactacatTCAAGGAAaactaaatgagaaagaaaaggtgaTCACAGGACAGAAATTGGAAATAGAACGactggagaagaaaaacaaaactttagagTATAAG ATTGAGATTTTAGAAAAGACAACTACGATCTATGAAGAAGATAAGCGCACTCTGCAACAGGAACTCGAGACTCAGAACCAGAAACTTCAGCGGCAGTTTTCTGACAAACGCAGACTGGAAGCCAGGCTGCAGGGCATGGTGACGGAAACAACCATGAAGTGGGAGAAAGAATGT GAGCGCCGGGTGGCAGCCAAGCAGCTGGAGATGCAAAATAAACTCTGGGTCAAAGATGAGAAACTGAAACAACTGAAGGCCATTGTTACTGAACCCAAAGCCGAAAAGCCGGAGAGACCCTCTCGGGAGCGGGACCGGGAAAAAGTCACTCAAAGAGCCGTCTCTCCGTCACCAGTACCT cTTTCTAGTAACTATATTGCTCAGATTCCCACCGGCCAGCAGCTCCTGAGCCAGCCGCAGCTCCATAGGCGCTCTAACTCTTGCAGCAGCATTTCTGTAGCTTCCTGTATTTCGGAATGGGAGCAGAAAATTCCTCCGTACAACACACCTGTCAATGTCACCTCTATTGCAAGGCGTAGGCAGCAGGAGCCAGGACAAAGTAAAACTTGTGTCGTGTCAGACAGAAGGCGAGGAATGTACTGGACGGAAGGCAGGGAGGTGGTCCCCACATTCAGAAATGAGGTAGAGCTAGAAGAGGACCATTGCTGCAGG AACGCACCACCAATTCGTCTCCGCCACAGACGATCTCGCTCTGCAGGAGACAGATGGGTAGATCATAAGCCTGCCTCTAACGTGCAAACTGAAACAGTCATGCAGCCACATGTCCCTCATGCCATCACAGTATCTGTTGCAAATGAAAAGGCACTAGCTAAGTGTGAGAAGTACATGCTGACCCACCAAGAACTAGCCTCCGATGGGGAGATTGAAACTAAACTAATCAAG GGTGATGTTTTCAAGACAAGAGGTGGTGGACAATCTGTTCAGTTTACGGATATTGAGACTTTAAAACAAGAATCGCCAACTGG ccGAAAACGAAGATCTCCCACAGCAGCACCTGCCCCACCAGATGGTACAGAGTCTGAATGGACTGATGTAGAAACAAGG TGTTCGGTGGCTGTGGAGATGAGAGCAGGATCTCAGCTGGGACCTGGCTACCAGCATCATGCACAACCCAA GCGCAAGAAACCATGA